From the genome of bacterium:
TACATTGTCGTGCTTATAATTATCTTTAACCTTTCCAACTAATGAATGTTTATTCAGGAAAGGAGAACATTCGTTAAAAAAAATAAAGTAAGCGTTTAGGTATCTACGCCCCGACGGTTAAAATTAAATTGTGAGATAAGGAAGTATTTTCTTATGTAAGAATCGCCTTATCCTATGTATTTGTGATTTTATAGTTCCAATTGAATAACCTAATATTTCACTTACTTGTTTATTAGAAAAATTTTCTATTTCTCGGAGGAAAAAGACTACTCTGAATTTTTCAGGTAATTCTTGAATAGATTCATTTATTATTAAACCCAGTTCCTTTTTTAAAAGTATCTCTTCAGGATTACCCAACTTCATACTTAGTAATTCAACCATATCATCATCAAGATTAGCCTCTAAAAGATTATCGAGAGAATAGGAAGTCTTTTTTTTCTTTAATTTTTGAAAGCAAAGATTTATTGCTATCCGATATAGATAGGTAATAAATTTTGCTTCCCCTCTAAACTGAGAAAGAAATCGATAAACCTTGAGGAAAGTTTCTTGTAATAAATCTTCTGCATCTTCTTTATTCTCTAAGATATTATAAATCAGGTGATAAACCCTTGATTCATATCGACCTACTAATTTCTCAAAAGCAGAATTATCCCCTTCAATACTTTTTCTAATTAAAATTGCATCCTCATCTTCTGTAGGCTTTCCCTTTTCCAATTTCTCAAAAGAATTATCCGCATCTAATTCATAATCGTAAATTTCCTTCTCAAACGAAGTAGACATTTTTATCCTTCCCCTCTATATATCTTATCCTTCTTAAAGAAGGTGAATTTCCCCCTATGAGATTTTTATTAGAATAAGGGACACTTATGTTAAGCCTATAGGTATTTTTTATCTGATTTAAGTTCCAAACTTAAATACATTTCAACTCCATCATATAATATTCCCTCCCATTTTCTGGTAATTGGTAACTGGTGAATGGTAATTAGTTACCACTTACCATTTAACCGATTACTTACTTTATAATTTCGTGAAGCCCTATTTTAAGGTAAGATAATTATACCATCTAACCTATAAAATTGTCAAGGAAAAAGTTTAGCAAATTGTAATGCGTCAGTGAAATGGGGGATTCTCCTGAAAGTAGGAAGTAGGAAAGTAGGAAAGTAGGAAAGGGGGAGACATTGCCCCCAGAAGAGGAATACCGTGCACATCCTTTATCCCTTTCCTACTTACCTACTACCTACTTGCCTACTATTTTCATTGCTTTGTCCTCCGCAGGTTAATGTTCATTCCCCCAAATAACTGACGTATTACAGCAAATTGTAATGGGTCAGTGAAATGGCGTATTAACCTGTTTAGATTGGACAAAAATCGAAAATCAAAAACTTATTTAACCATTCCTCTATATTTTATCCCAGAGGCTTCGTAAAGTAGTTAATCAATGATATGCGGTGTAATAAATATCACTATTTCTGTTTCTGCAGATTTAATTTGAGTATTCCGGAAAAGGAATCCTAATAAAGGTATACTTCCTATCACGGGTATCTTGGTAATATTATGTTCCTCTTTTTGTTGAATTAGTCCACCAATAGTAATTGTTTGGCCATTTTTCATCCTGACCATAGTATTTGCAGTTCGCTTACTGATAACCGGATAACCTTCCTTGCCTATTCCCGTGACATCACTTACATCAGGTTCAATAGAAACTGTAATCTCATCATCACTACATATATAAGGGGTAATTTTTAAGGTAATTCCACTTAATACCTTACTAAAACTTGCGGGTTGATAAGCAGTTCCTGGTAGGGAGTAGTATTCTTCCCTACCCATATAGATATTAGCTGTTTTGCCATTTATAGTAAGTATTCGTGGAGTAGCTCTAATCTTTGCTTTTCCTTTCTCAGCTAACATCTTTATGGTAGCCAGAGCTTCTGAGGATACTCCAACACTTAGATAATTCCCTTTTAAGTCCAGTGTAGTAGGTAGAAGTGTAACTTTAGTCTTTCCCCCTTGGAAAGACCAATCTATTCCCAGACTTCTTCTTGCTTGCTCGGATAATTCAGTTACCATCACTTCTACCAGTATTTGTTTAGGTGCAAGGTCAATCTTTTTTATATATTCCTTAATTTCTTCAATAATCTCTGTGGGTGCGGTTACAGTAAGGATATTCTCGCCAGAATCTGTTTTGATATATTTAGCATAATTAGCTGGTAGGAGATTAGATATGGAATCTACTTTTAAGTAACTGGGTTTAATTCGTTCAACTGTAGATAATAGAAGGAATGTGGGGGTAGTAGGGTCAGCCGAGGTAACAAGGTAATAATCTTCTATTTTTTTAAAAAGATATCCAGAAGGGGTAAGGATTCTTTTAAGTGCCTTCTCTAACGGTAGATTATCTAACTCCATAGATACTACTCCTTGAACACTCTCGTCTGCAATAATAGTAACCTGCGACTGGGAAGCTATATCTTGAAGTGCTTGCCTTATATCAGTATCAACAAAGGTATTGGTAATAAGTGGTTCTTTCTCTTCAGACGCAAGTGCAGATTTTTCCTCTTTCTTAATTTCTTCTTGACTCGAACTCCCCACAATTATCTCCTTCTGGAGAGGGATTAAAGGAGAGGTTTCTGTCTCCCTCTGAATGGGGATTAAGGGGGAGGTTCCTTCATCGCCTTCCTTTTGCTCTGTAACTAATTCTTCGGCTACTGATAGTCTTTCTTCAAGTAGTTGCAGATTTGCTATCCTTGCCCAGAATTCCCAACCTTCACCATAGACCTTTATCTGAGTGATTATCTTTGGCTTTGGAGTTAATGAAAGTAGGTTTTCAGAGGTATATGAGTGCCATTCATTCCGTTTTACCATTTCTCCTTTATCTTTATATCTGGGTGTGGAATATAAAAAGCCATGCTTCCATAAGTAGATTTTTCTCTGTTCATCCAAATATTCTACTTCCAGAGTAAGTGGGTAAATCCCACCTTTGAGAAGGGTATCACTCATAAGTGAAGAGTGAATTACCTTTACATCTGTTTTGATAAAAAGTGATGTAGCTCCAGTAGCAACCTCTCTATTTATATCCTGTTTAATCCCTAATTTACCTATGGTTTTTCTGGCTATTTTTCTTTTAAATTGAAGAACATGTGGATACTCTGGGCTATCTTCAACAATATTAATAGTCATAATATTTGCCTTTCCCTGCCGTAGTTCTTCCCACGAATCAAGTCCCGCACTAAAATCGCCATTTCTAAGGAGTGAGGATGTAGAAACTGGACCAGGATAAGAGTTATTCACTATAGTTAAAAAGATAGCCATTCCCCAAAAAATCACCTTTTTATATTTCATTATGCTACTATAATATCATTAAGTTTTAATGTTTGTCAACAAAATTCTTTGCCCCTTTCTCTTAAAATTTTATTGACAGAACATAATGAATTATGATATATTGGTAGTAGAGAGAGGGAAGAGGCTTGTTTTCTTTACTCTCTACTTTCTAATTCCAAAGGAGGTTATTAAAGAAGATGAGAGGAATTAAGATT
Proteins encoded in this window:
- a CDS encoding secretin and TonB N-terminal domain-containing protein, whose translation is MKYKKVIFWGMAIFLTIVNNSYPGPVSTSSLLRNGDFSAGLDSWEELRQGKANIMTINIVEDSPEYPHVLQFKRKIARKTIGKLGIKQDINREVATGATSLFIKTDVKVIHSSLMSDTLLKGGIYPLTLEVEYLDEQRKIYLWKHGFLYSTPRYKDKGEMVKRNEWHSYTSENLLSLTPKPKIITQIKVYGEGWEFWARIANLQLLEERLSVAEELVTEQKEGDEGTSPLIPIQRETETSPLIPLQKEIIVGSSSQEEIKKEEKSALASEEKEPLITNTFVDTDIRQALQDIASQSQVTIIADESVQGVVSMELDNLPLEKALKRILTPSGYLFKKIEDYYLVTSADPTTPTFLLLSTVERIKPSYLKVDSISNLLPANYAKYIKTDSGENILTVTAPTEIIEEIKEYIKKIDLAPKQILVEVMVTELSEQARRSLGIDWSFQGGKTKVTLLPTTLDLKGNYLSVGVSSEALATIKMLAEKGKAKIRATPRILTINGKTANIYMGREEYYSLPGTAYQPASFSKVLSGITLKITPYICSDDEITVSIEPDVSDVTGIGKEGYPVISKRTANTMVRMKNGQTITIGGLIQQKEEHNITKIPVIGSIPLLGFLFRNTQIKSAETEIVIFITPHIID
- a CDS encoding sigma-70 family RNA polymerase sigma factor → MSTSFEKEIYDYELDADNSFEKLEKGKPTEDEDAILIRKSIEGDNSAFEKLVGRYESRVYHLIYNILENKEDAEDLLQETFLKVYRFLSQFRGEAKFITYLYRIAINLCFQKLKKKKTSYSLDNLLEANLDDDMVELLSMKLGNPEEILLKKELGLIINESIQELPEKFRVVFFLREIENFSNKQVSEILGYSIGTIKSQIHRIRRFLHKKILPYLTI